Within Kineothrix sp. MB12-C1, the genomic segment AATTTTCCACCAGTGGCTGCAAAATAAAATTAGGGATCAAATAATTTCTTACCCTTCTGTCAATCTCATATCCGACTGATATCTTATCACCAAAACGGTATTCCTGAATAAAGACATAATTTCTGACACTCTTTAATTCTTCACCGATCGTAATCATACTCTCCTGCTTTAAATTAGACCTTAACAAGTCTCCGAGAGCCATCGCAACCTCTGCGATATCCTGGTTATGCTGCATCCTCGCCATCCAGCTGATAGTATCTAAGGTATTATATAGAAAATGCGGGTTTATTTGCATTTTGAGAAATTCTATCTCTGCCTCCTTTTGGGAAATCTCCATTTTATACGCTTTCTCAATCAGGTTTTCAATGTTGGCCGCCATATGATTATAAGTTTTTCCAAGCTGCCCGATTTCATCATCGGCCACAATCGGCACTCTGGAAGAAAAATCGCCCTGTCCAACCCGGTTCATACTCTCTTTTAGCCTTTCCAGCGGTTCGATCGATCTTGTAACCAGACCGACCATCGCCCAGGCCGCCAGGATTGCCGCCCCTAATACAATTGCAATAACCATGATTAAGAAAGTGACCATATCCTTTTCGACCTCGTTTAACGGAACCGTTACGATCAGCCTCCATCCATTACTCATCGGTCCGCTGGCATATAAATAGGAATTGCTGCCGTTAATCTTTTCAATGCTCCGCCCCTGCTCCGAAATTGACTCTGAAGGCACCGGGAAAATTTCACCCAGTATTTCTTTCCGATTGCTGGAAATTACGATATGATCCTTATCTATCACATAGGCCCCACTGGCATAGGTTCCTGATATATCCTTTATGATATCGCCGAAATAAGACTCTTTCATAATGATATTGATATATCCAATCGGCTTTTGTGTTTTCATACTGATGATCGCTCTGGCAATACAGATATTATTTTCACCGTCCTCTGTTACGCCCCAGAGGGTCGATCCTTTGGCCAAAAAGATTTCTTCCTTAGTAAACTTATCTTTTTCACCGCCGTAAAGGACCGCTTCAATGATAAACTCTTCGCCGGAAAGGGAACCGATGCTCATTGAAACACTATCGTTGTTATAAAGTGCCTGAGTTCCCAGCTCATTTAAAATCTGCTTTCGTATATTTATCAATTCATAATCCGTAAGGGTGTTTTCATTGACTGTCACTAAAAGGTTCTGAATCACTGTATTTTTTAATAGTTCAAATGTGATATTTTCAACCTTTTGTATATTTTCCTTCATATTGGTGGTAGTTTGTCTTGTGATATCTTGAATAAACTGGCCGGACTTTATATTATAGATTCTCTTGAAAATCAGTGCTGAAGCAGCTACAGCCAGAGCACTGAGCATCACCAGGATGACAATAAAATTTATAATTAACTTCTTCTTTAAGGTTGGTATGTGCTTCAGGATCAATCGCCTCCCTTGGTATGATGCTTTACCGTAATCGCATCCAGTATATCCACAATCGTCTCATATCGTTTGCCCGAGCCATTCTTTCTGTAGTCTCTCGGCGTACATTCGAATATCCGTTTAAACACCTGGCTGAAATACCGCTGGTCCCGAAATCCGGTTTTCTCACAGATACTTTGAATCCGTTCTTTTCCCTCTTCCAACATCGAGGCGGCATGCATCAGTCTGATGCCGGTCAATATATCGATAAACGAGTAGCCGGTCTCCTTCTTTATGAACCGAGATAGATAGATTGGAGAGAAATGATATTCCTCCGCCAGGTCGCTAAGCGTTAAGTCCGTATTCGACCTTTTTGCTATGACGGTCAGGATATCCGTCATCTGTATTCCCACATCCAAAAAGCTATGTAGAATTTTTTCCGTGATATCATACGCTGCAATCTGATCCTGATATTGTCTGAGCATTTGGTTCTTGTATTTTTTCTGTTTGATCGTTTCAACGGCACGTCTTACCGCAGTGAGCAGTTCCTCCGGATGGACAGGCTTTAGAAGATATTCATAGACCTGATTGCGGATGGCTTCCTTCGCATATTCAAAATCATTAAAACCGGTCAATAAAATGATAACTGTATCCTTAGTTGTCTCATATAAATAGCGGGAAAGTTCAAGACCGTCTAATCCGGGCATTCGGATATCACTGATTACGATATCAATATCTTCATTCGCCAGCAATTCCTTCGCTTCAATCCCATTGACTGCACTGTAAATCTCTGTTATCCCTACTTCATTCCAATCCAGCGACATGAGCCCATGCCGGATTACCGCTTCATCATCTGCTATCAATAATTTCACAAGCCACCTCCTGTAGCCTAACCTATAACTAACCCTTTACTGCACCTGCCACCATACCTTCCATAATGTTCTTATGCAGTAAAATATATACGATCACACTCGGAATAATTGTCAGTAGGACCGCTGCAATCATCGATACATAATCAGTCGAGTACATTCCCTTAAAAGAATTCAGCCCGACCGGCAAGGTCATCTTTGCAGCATCGGTCAGAAAAATCTGCGGCATCAACAAGTCATTCCAGACGCCGATGAACACCACCACCGCCACCGTTACGACCGACGACTTCGTAATCGGCATAATAATCTTAAAGAAGATTCGGTAAATGCTGCAGCCGTCCACTACCGCTGCTTCCTCAATATCCCGGGGAATCGTCTGAAAGAATCCGGTCAGTATAAATACCGCCATCGGAAAACCAAACGCAATGTGTGGAATGATCACAGAAGCATGGGTGTTCAGAATCCCAAACCGATTAAAAATTGTAAACAGCGGAATAATCGTCGCATATACCGGGATCATCATTCCCAGTAAAAATATATTCAGCATCAGTTTTGAACCTTTCCAATACATTCTGGAAATCGCATAGGATACCATGCTGCTGAGCAGTACTGTAGCTGCAACTGCCACGACGGCTATGATAACTGAGTTGACAAAATAGATTCCGATATTCCCTTCAGTAACTGCGACAATATAATTTTTCAAGCTAAAGTTTACCGGCATTCCCCATGGATTTGCGAACAATTCTTCGTTCGTTTTAAAGGAATTGATCAAAAGCCAGATGATCGGATAAATGCAGGTTGCTGCAAAGATGATTAATACAATATATTTAAATACCAGTCCTATCTTTTCTTTCATGGACATCTCCATTTTCTCTTCCCTCCTCTAAAATTCAATCGGCTCTGACTTAAAGACATGGTTTGATATCCATACCGCACAGATACACAACAACAGCAATATCACACCGATCGCTGCAGAATATCCGTATTTAAGTGTCCTGAATCCCTGATAGTACATATAGGTCGACATTAACTCCGTACTGTGATTCGGCCCGCCTCCGGTCATAACTGCAATCAAATCATAGTATTTAAGAGATCCGGTAATGATTAGCACGGCATCGACTTTAAGAATATTTTTAATTAGAGGGAAAGTAATGGAGCGAAACTGCACCCATTTGCTTGCGCCATCAATTTTCGCCGCCTCATAGAGAGATTCGGGAATATTTTTCATGGCCGCAAGCTGAATAACCATATGATAGCCCACAAATTGCCACATAACAACTACAATTACACAAATCAGTGCAACTTTCTTATTGGATAACCATGCCTGCTGTAAATTTACAAGCCCCAGCATTTCCAGCATCTTATTAAGCAGACCAAACTCCGAATTATAAACAAAGGTCCAGATCATTCCGACTGCAACACCACAAATAACACTCGGTAAAAAGAATACTGTCTGGAAGAAATGGCTGCCTTTAATCTTCTGGAACAACAGATTTCCAAAGAATAGTGCAAGTGGCAGGTGGGCGATCAGTGAACCCATCACCATTAAAATATTATTGCGCAGAGCCTTTAAAAAGGTTCCATCCTTAAATAAATTTACATAATTTTGTATTCCCACGAATTTACCCGGGCTCATCATATCAGTTTGAAACAGACTGATATAGAAGTTATAAACGATCGGAACCAGGCAAAAAATAAAATAAATACAAAATGCGGGAAGTACAAATACAGCAATGCTCTTTTTATTTCCAAACACTTTATTCATATTTTAATCCTTCTTTCCAAAATAAAAATGATCCTGATATGAATACTCCCCGGCCCTAAGCCGGGGACATTCATTACATAATCATCGTGTTGCATTACTTTCAGCAAAACTTTGCAAATCGTCAAAAGCTTTCTGCACATCATCACCACCGAATACCGCCAAACACTGGTTATTGAATTCGACACCTTCACCGGCACCGAATACACGATCCCACCACGGTGTCATACCTTTGGCTTCTTTGGATATCTCTATTACGTCAATAACCAATGGTTTTAACTTACTTTCATCAATATCCATCTTGATGGCAGGAAGGCGCCCCTGATTATAAACCAGTTTTTCCTGAGCTGCCTGAGATGTGTAGTATTTCAGGAAAGCAACAGCAGCTTCTTTATTTTCACAGCTCTCCGCTATCGCATAACTGCTGTCAACTGATCCTACAATAATACCGTTATTCTCCGGATTTTTAGCCGGCATGCTGAACACGCCTATATCTTCTGAAACAGGTGTTGTTTCTTCGTTGATAAAAGTGGAAACTTCCCACGCACCCATGTAATACATTGCCGCTTTCCCCTGCTGGAATAATGCTTTTGCTTCATCCTCGCTCATGCCAAGCATACCATTCTGAAAATAACCCTTTTCAATCATCGCCTGAATTTCTTCTCCGGCCTCAATATGTGCAGGGTCATTCCACTTCTTTTCTCCACTTATAATCCCATTATATAAATCCATTCCGCCAATTCCATCCGATATCTGCTGTACAAATTCAGAAGGAACCCATGCTGTCGTTGCCGCTAATGTCATCGGTACGACGCCGTTATTCTTCAGCGTCTCACAGACATTCAAGAATTCTTCATAAGTTGCCGGAACTTCTACACCGTTATCCGCAAATATCTGCTTGTTATAATACATCATTGCAAAAGTAGTCTGTGTCGGCACTGCATAAACTTTTCCGTCATATGTAAGTGGTTCCAGCGCTCCTTCAACAAATCTTTCTTTCCATTCACTGTCATTGTTCAGCTCTTCTGTCAGGTCATATACCTTTCCACCCTCAACAAACGGTCTTAAATAATCCAGCTCCCAAGTAAAAAACATATCCGGCACGGAATTCGATGCCATCAGTGTAGTCAGCTTCGTTTTAAACTGTTCTCTTTCATAAAACTCAAACTGTATCTTCACGCCGAACTCATTATTTGCTGAGAAGTCATCCGCAATTTCCTGATAAGTCTCTCTGTAGGTATCTGACGCAGTTCCCGGACACATCACAGTCATCACAGTTTCACTGCCATCCCCCTGGCTCTTATCTGCTGCATTTTCTACCTTAGCACTGGTGCTGCTTCCTTCCGAAGCATCCGCACTTTGTTGGCTTTGTGTATTACCACAACCCATTAATAAACTTCCGGCAATGACACCTGTCATTAACATGCTGATTACTTTTTTCTTTCTCATCCTTTCTTCCTCCCTACCTTTTGATAGACAAATTATAACGAAAATTTTCCTCTTTCATAAGTGGGTTTGATAACCAAAAATGTTGAATTTTTTGCACAAGCTATTCGTAGAGTGATTTTGCGTTATCCGGTATATTTCATATACATGCATGCGAAGGGGCTGCCATACTCTTAGCATGGCAGCCCGCTCTATAATTTCTATATCTTACCAATCTCCATAATCATCATAGGAGTCATAGCTATAATCATCATAAGAATCGTAACTGTAATCATCGTAGGAATAATCATAGTCATCATAATAATCGCCCGGATCGCTGTAGTAATCATAATCATCGTAATAATCGCCCGGATCGCTGTAAGGATCATAATCATCGTAATAATCGCCGGGATCACTGTAGGGGTCATAATCGTCGTAATAATCACCGGGGTCGCTGTAAGGATCATAATCATAATAATTATCATAATAATAATCATAATAATCACCTGGATCGCTGTAAGGATCATAGTCATAATAATAATCGTAATAATCACCGGGGTCACTATACGGATCATAATCATAATAGTAATCATAACCATTATAATAAGATTCTGCATACCAATCGCTGTACTCATCATAGAAGCCCCAATATCCGCTATCATCCCAGTCCCAGCTCCACCATGCTCCATCTAGATAGTAATCCCAGTCAGGCTCATAGAACATCGAAGGATACACGCTATAATCAAAATCAGAATACCAACCATAATAGTAATAAGGAGGGTATATCCACTCAGTAACCGGTTGATACGTTTTCTTAGTTGCTTTTGCAGGTTTTGCCTCCGGATATTTCGTCTGATAAGTTGCTTCTTTGGTAGATACATCAACCGTTACCGGTTTCAGGACATTCATTGATGAAAAAACATTCAGAATAAGTTCGGCATCTTCATCTGTACATCCTGCCTCAAAACCCACGCTTACCATATATAAAGAAGAATTGATAATAGAAGTTGCAAAGATTCCATATCCCCCGGTTTCAGCCCCTTGCACTTCACCCGTCTCCTGTGTCGCCGCAGTATCTATGACTTCAGCGGACGCTTCTTCCTCCGGCGCAAAAAATGTACAATGGTTCGCACGTGCACCAAACAGAATACCTTCCTTGACTTCCCCTGGATACACTCCACTCGCTATCAAAACTTGAGGAATAAGCTCTGCCGCCATACCCAGGTTCTGAATGCCGGGCATAAAGGAAACACTTACAGATGCCAAACCATCGGGCGTCGATATTACAATAGTATCCCCGGTATCCTCAATAACGCAGGAATCATTTACGAGCATTTCCATCATTAAACTTTGACTTTGATAAAGTTCACTTACCTGTGTAGAAGAAATGTCAGCCCCAGTCTTCTCTGACATCGATTCTTCTATTACCACTGCCTCCATATCTGTTGTTTCTGACTTACTTTCACCGCATCCTGAAAAAAGTAAAAATATTCCCAGTACCGAAATTAGTAGCGCCGTTACTCTTTTATTTTTCACAATTCTCTCCTCCTCTTTCCTATAGAAAAAAAATCTATCATATCATAATGATACGGTAGATTTTTAAAATAGAAGCCCCCCATTTTGGGGGGTTTTATTTCCATCATCTTCCTACTATAGGGATTAAAATTCTAAACGGGATAGTTCGGCTTTGGAATGCACTTCTAATTTACTATATATTTTCTTAAGCGCACTTCTTACAGTGGATTCCGTAATGAAAAGCGCTTCTGCTATTTCTCCGGCACTTAGACGCTCTTTAGCGAGCAAGGCAATATCCCTCTCCCTCGGTGTCAAGGGTGATCTTGACAAAAGCAGCTTTTTTCTAATCACTCGCATTCCATTTTCCTGACGATTTGCAAGTTTTACAATTTGTTCCAGTCCTTCCTTATCAGTGACAATCGCCTTAACTAACTCTAAAAGAGGACGAAGTTCCTTTCCATGTTCGGCAAAAGGTAAATACACTTTATCGGGCAAAGCGATAGAAAGTGCTTTGCTAAGATTCTCCTGCGCTTTATTCGTTTGTCCCTGTGCATAATTTGCTATTGCCAGATAAATTAAATGATAGATTTGCGGCAGTAAATAGTTCATTTGAGATGCCATTCCCATCATAGGCTCCGTAAGACCATATAATTCGTTGTATCTTTTCTCCAACAAAAGTAACTTGCCATAAAGCATATTTCCTTGAGGAAGGGCGAGCACATAAAGAACTTTCTTCATCTTCTCCAAATCATACATCCAATCCGGCAATGTTTTTGTATCACCTAACGTAAGGGTAAGCTGAGCCAGACAAAGTTCAGCCATACGAAAGAGAAAACGTTCGGATCTGTTAATGGTATGCTTCCTTATATTTTCTACTGCTGCCTGATAAGCTTCTATATCGCCGCGAAGCATAAAAATACGGCATAACATAAATTCCGAGCAAAGACAAAGAGCTCTTTGCCTCTGTTCTCTTCCCAAGTAAACAGCCTTATGATAAAGGGCCTCAGCCTCCATATCATTCCCCCTAAACAGCATAGTCTCTGCACGCATCACAACATCCGCACTCGTGCCATGCCCTCTTGCCAGTTTCGAATAATATGGCATACATTCATCCATGTAACCAAGCTCTTTTTCCAGTTCTCCCTGTTTACTCCAATACATTGACAAGACCGATATATTCATAAAGGTCCATGGGGTCGTCGGAAGCAGAAACTTACTGGAGCCGTCTAAATATTTCATCGCTTCCTTATGCCCTTCACTCATTTTTTGAATGTCATTGTATTCATTGAAGGATGTAAGCAAAGCGAACTCTCCTTTGATCCGGTATAACTCTTTTTCACTAATGTCTGACGGATTTTCAATCATAGAGACAATGAGTCTTGCTAATTTAGCAAATGGTCCTCGCAATCCTCCCATAAATAAATGGAAAGCGAAACCAATTACAGATAACGGATATTTGCGCAAGGTATCTTCCGGACATATCTGTACTAAATCTGCTATGAATTCCAGAATATCTTTTTCTTTTTGATTATTGATATACTCCGCGTCCAATGGGAGGGATAAGATAGCATCAAAATCCGAAATTTTATAATAGAACTGAGCCGCCGGATAATACTGCCCCATCATGACACATGCTTCTCCTGCCCTCTTTAGCATTCGCTTCTGAAATTCCCCTGATGTCTGATTATAGAAACGATTTCTTAAATAATCTTGCAAAATACTATGCATGTAGTATAAATCTGTTTCAGGAAAATAGCGTATGAAGCTGTTGCTTTCAAGCAACTGTATAATATACTCCGGTATCGATTCCTTTTCGATCATAATTTTTATTTGTTTCAACGTAAAACAATCCAAAATGGAGATCGATAGAAAAAACGCCCGTTCTTCTTCTGAAAGCTTATTCCAAACAGCCATCTTTATGAGTTGTTCGATATCTTTTGTATGTTCGAAAATTCCTCTTTCCTGATAATTCATCATTTGCAGGCGAATGGCGGCAACCCAGCCTTCCGTACTACTATGTATGCTTTCCAGTTCACGTTCGGAAAGAGCAAGGCCTGATATACGAAAATAGTTTCCTATGCTCTCTCTGTCAAACATAAGATCCGCATCATTTATTTCATAGATGTTTCCATAATGAACGGTAGCTTCTTGTAAGATATGCAGTGGCTGTGTAATAAAAATAATATGAAGCATATCATTTCCATGGACGGAGAACGCATTAATGATCTGTCGTTGAATCTCACTGGCAAATAACTGGTAATTATCAATAATGAAAAAGGTTTTCTCGTTGCAGTGTAACTTTCTTAGAAGAAGGATTAAATCTGCCAGTGTATCAGGGGTTGGAAGCTCCAGCTCCTTCAGCTCTTTCGCAACTTCACCATCTATTTGTGCAAACAAATTACAAATACCATCCCATGCCTTTATCGGTGACTCGCCCATACAAGTATACCAAAACATCTGTGATAAATTATCTGTGTATTTTTTCAGTTGTTCTCTTACGACTGTCGTTTTTCCAAAGCCTGATGGTGCTTCTATAAGAGTCAATGGATGTTTATGTATTTCGCTTATCCGCCCCTTAAGCCGTTTCGGAAAATAATATAAATCATTAATATCTTTTTTCCCTTTTTGCACCTGCAACCATTCCCTCCCAAATCAATGACTGTTCGTATCCGCTCAGTAGCCTCGCAGTTACGGTTATTCCAATTTTTACCAAATAGGGTTATTATTATCATATTATAAATTATATATGATTACAATCATTTAATCATTTCGATCCGGCTGTTCCTTTACGATCACAATCGTTAGATATCCACTGCTTTCATCCAGATTTTCCATCCCTTCCGCTATTCTTTCCTCTTCCATTCCACAATTGGAAACAGCATACACTTGCAGGCTATCTTTTTGGGATTCCTTCAACATTTTCTTTAATTCTGCCAGCCTTTTCCCGGACTTCATATAGACCTTAGTTCCCTCTAGCGAAAGTGTCTTCCTAATATCATAAGAGGCAGGTATTATATGAATCTCTTCTTTATTATCTCCAAGAGAAATACCGAGTGACGCGGCAGCAGCACAGAAAGAAGGGACTCCGCTCACCATATGAGCAGCACCCCCTCTTTCCTTCACTTTGGAATGGATGTAGCTATAAGTAGAATAAACAGCAGGGTCACCAATTGTCAAAAATGCCACTGTCTTCCCCTGCTCCAATAAGGCTGCAATATCTTCATATATTCGATTATGGGAAGTTTCAAGTACCTTCTTATCTTTTGTCATAGCAAAAGGCATACATATGACTTCTTTTTCGTTAATTTCAGGATATGCTCCCTGCGCAATCAGATAGGAGTGACACTTATCCTTCGGAGCGGACGGCAGAATAATAACATCGCTTTGTCTCATATATTTCAATGCTTTTAATGTAATCAACTCCGGATCCCCCGGTCCTACTCCGATTCCATATAAAATACCTTTCATTTTCTCTGGCTCCTCTCAAAATAAAAATGCTTTTCCCCTTGTTCATCTACGAGCATTCCCGACTCTATACCAAATACCCGGTCAATCATACCGCTTTCATATACGTGCAAAGGAGTATCCGCGCATCCTATACTTCCTGCTTCCATCACTACCATATAATCAGCAATCTTCATCGCATAATTAAGGTCATGAAGAACCGTAATTACCGTCTTTCCCTCTTCTTTCAGCCGTACCATGGTATCCAAAAGCTCCAATTGGCAACTTATATCCAAATATGTGGAAGGTTCATCGAAAAGAAAGACTTCCATCTCCCCGGCCAGAGCCATGGCAATAAACACCTTCTGCCGCTGTCCGCCGGATAACTCATCAATTTTCTTATCACGAAGCGCAAGAATGCCCATTTGTTCCATGGCCTGAAAACAGCATTTGTAATCTTTTTCGCGATATCTTCGAGGATAGGACAGATAAGGAAACCGCCCGTGTAAGACCATGCGTTCCACCGTAATAGCTCCACCGCCATGGCTTTGAGGCAAATAGGAAACATATCCTGCAAATTCTTTATCGCTAAACTCACCTTTCTTCTTATTATTCAGAAGTACAGTGCCCTTATGTATTTCGCATAGTCCTACGATCGCCTTAAGAAGTGTACTTTTTCCGCTTCCGTTGGGCCCGGTCAGAACTGTAATTTTCCCTCGCTCAAAGGTGAGATCAATCTCTTTTATCACCGGATTCTTCTGATATCCTGCCGTCACTTGTTCTAATCTAAGCATTTCTTTTCCCCCTTTTCTTTCTGACGAGCAGCCACAAGAAGAAGGGGGCACCGATAAATGACAGCACAATGCCTGTAGGAAGCTCATAGGGGGCGAACATCGTTCTTCCTATCGTATCGCAGACTAATAAGAACAAAGAACCTAAAATTGCCGAGGTAAGAATGTAGTACTTACTCTCTTCTCCAACGAGCAGCCTGACTATATGGGGAACAATTAAGCCCACGAATCCAAGCAGTCCGGCAAAACTTACAGAAGCTCCTGCGAGCACAGCCGCCAGGGCCAGGAAGAAAAAGCGATAAAAAGGAACAGAGAGCCCTAATGTCTTCGCTTTATCCTCTCCAAGAGAAAATACCTCCAGCTCATTATGAAATAAAAAAACAATAACTGTCGCTGCTGCCACCGCAATACTTGCGAAAGTAAGTACCCGGCTATCGATTCCTGCTAATCCTCCAATTTTAAAAGCGGAACTCGCAATGAGAGAACTTTCACTAAAAGTATAGACCGTATCGGAAGCTGCATTTAACAGACTGTTGATCGCAACTCCGGCCAATACGAGAGTGATTTTGGAAGCACCGGTTTTCTTACCGAGATAATAAACGAGTAAGACAGTAAAAAAGGCGCCAAGAAAAGCTGCGAACGGTAAAACAGCATACGATCTCGGTAATAAAACACTGCAAATCGCTACTGAGAAACCTGCACCTGCATTGACCCCGATAATATTCGGGCCTGCCAGCGGATTATTCAAAATCACCTGTATCACAGCCCCCGCAACGGCAAGTCCCATTCCCGCAACGACTGCTCCGATTACCCTCGGCATACGAACATAGAGAAGAATCCTTCCATTCTTCGTCATCTCCTCCGAAGCAAACAATTCCATAAAGTCTCTCGGTGAAAGCTTAGCTGCACCGCTTAGCAACCCTACAGCAATCATAAGTAACAATAAACAGGCAAATAATATAATTCTTCTTTGTACTTTTAACTGTTCTCTACTCTTCTCCATACAAGTAACCCGCTAATATCCGGTAGCTCTCTCCCCAACGTTCATTCGGTTTATTATGAAACAGTTCCTTGGGCAGCACATAATAATGTCCCCCTTGGACTGCCTTTAATCCATTCCATGCAGGATTTGTCGTAAGAAGTTCTTCCACCATATTCATAGCAGCCTCTTCCGATTCTCCCATCGTCGTGACAAAAATATAATCGGGATCCGCATGGATAATGGCTTCCATACTCAAATCTTCCAATAACCCATCCTCATGATCCGCGATATTGATGCAATCCAATTTCTCAAACATTTGTCCCGTCATGCTATCGCTTCCCTTCGCCTTTACTCCTGTAGAATAAGCCCTGAGAAACAAGACCGAAGGCCGGCTTCCATCCGCTCTTTCCATTTGATATTCTATTTCCAGACGGATCATTTCTACATTCTTCTCATATAAGTCCTTCCTGCCTGTAATATCCGTCATAACTTTCATCATATCGGCATAATCATTGAAGCTTTCTACCTCAAAGTATGCTGTCGTTATTCCTGCCGCCTCCAACGTATCACA encodes:
- a CDS encoding cache domain-containing sensor histidine kinase, yielding MLSALAVAASALIFKRIYNIKSGQFIQDITRQTTTNMKENIQKVENITFELLKNTVIQNLLVTVNENTLTDYELINIRKQILNELGTQALYNNDSVSMSIGSLSGEEFIIEAVLYGGEKDKFTKEEIFLAKGSTLWGVTEDGENNICIARAIISMKTQKPIGYINIIMKESYFGDIIKDISGTYASGAYVIDKDHIVISSNRKEILGEIFPVPSESISEQGRSIEKINGSNSYLYASGPMSNGWRLIVTVPLNEVEKDMVTFLIMVIAIVLGAAILAAWAMVGLVTRSIEPLERLKESMNRVGQGDFSSRVPIVADDEIGQLGKTYNHMAANIENLIEKAYKMEISQKEAEIEFLKMQINPHFLYNTLDTISWMARMQHNQDIAEVAMALGDLLRSNLKQESMITIGEELKSVRNYVFIQEYRFGDKISVGYEIDRRVRNYLIPNFILQPLVENSIIHGLEPKLGKGTLLVQIFIHQEELYFRIVDDGIGMNQEQIKGIYLACEQENSKRCIGLKNVYRRLKIYYGEEGTLRIASEVGEGSRICFSIPIDKLKQEKQT
- a CDS encoding response regulator transcription factor codes for the protein MKLLIADDEAVIRHGLMSLDWNEVGITEIYSAVNGIEAKELLANEDIDIVISDIRMPGLDGLELSRYLYETTKDTVIILLTGFNDFEYAKEAIRNQVYEYLLKPVHPEELLTAVRRAVETIKQKKYKNQMLRQYQDQIAAYDITEKILHSFLDVGIQMTDILTVIAKRSNTDLTLSDLAEEYHFSPIYLSRFIKKETGYSFIDILTGIRLMHAASMLEEGKERIQSICEKTGFRDQRYFSQVFKRIFECTPRDYRKNGSGKRYETIVDILDAITVKHHTKGGD
- a CDS encoding carbohydrate ABC transporter permease, with the protein product MEMSMKEKIGLVFKYIVLIIFAATCIYPIIWLLINSFKTNEELFANPWGMPVNFSLKNYIVAVTEGNIGIYFVNSVIIAVVAVAATVLLSSMVSYAISRMYWKGSKLMLNIFLLGMMIPVYATIIPLFTIFNRFGILNTHASVIIPHIAFGFPMAVFILTGFFQTIPRDIEEAAVVDGCSIYRIFFKIIMPITKSSVVTVAVVVFIGVWNDLLMPQIFLTDAAKMTLPVGLNSFKGMYSTDYVSMIAAVLLTIIPSVIVYILLHKNIMEGMVAGAVKG
- a CDS encoding carbohydrate ABC transporter permease; translated protein: MNKVFGNKKSIAVFVLPAFCIYFIFCLVPIVYNFYISLFQTDMMSPGKFVGIQNYVNLFKDGTFLKALRNNILMVMGSLIAHLPLALFFGNLLFQKIKGSHFFQTVFFLPSVICGVAVGMIWTFVYNSEFGLLNKMLEMLGLVNLQQAWLSNKKVALICVIVVVMWQFVGYHMVIQLAAMKNIPESLYEAAKIDGASKWVQFRSITFPLIKNILKVDAVLIITGSLKYYDLIAVMTGGGPNHSTELMSTYMYYQGFRTLKYGYSAAIGVILLLLCICAVWISNHVFKSEPIEF
- a CDS encoding ABC transporter substrate-binding protein, with translation MRKKKVISMLMTGVIAGSLLMGCGNTQSQQSADASEGSSTSAKVENAADKSQGDGSETVMTVMCPGTASDTYRETYQEIADDFSANNEFGVKIQFEFYEREQFKTKLTTLMASNSVPDMFFTWELDYLRPFVEGGKVYDLTEELNNDSEWKERFVEGALEPLTYDGKVYAVPTQTTFAMMYYNKQIFADNGVEVPATYEEFLNVCETLKNNGVVPMTLAATTAWVPSEFVQQISDGIGGMDLYNGIISGEKKWNDPAHIEAGEEIQAMIEKGYFQNGMLGMSEDEAKALFQQGKAAMYYMGAWEVSTFINEETTPVSEDIGVFSMPAKNPENNGIIVGSVDSSYAIAESCENKEAAVAFLKYYTSQAAQEKLVYNQGRLPAIKMDIDESKLKPLVIDVIEISKEAKGMTPWWDRVFGAGEGVEFNNQCLAVFGGDDVQKAFDDLQSFAESNATR
- a CDS encoding LuxR C-terminal-related transcriptional regulator; translation: MQKGKKDINDLYYFPKRLKGRISEIHKHPLTLIEAPSGFGKTTVVREQLKKYTDNLSQMFWYTCMGESPIKAWDGICNLFAQIDGEVAKELKELELPTPDTLADLILLLRKLHCNEKTFFIIDNYQLFASEIQRQIINAFSVHGNDMLHIIFITQPLHILQEATVHYGNIYEINDADLMFDRESIGNYFRISGLALSERELESIHSSTEGWVAAIRLQMMNYQERGIFEHTKDIEQLIKMAVWNKLSEEERAFFLSISILDCFTLKQIKIMIEKESIPEYIIQLLESNSFIRYFPETDLYYMHSILQDYLRNRFYNQTSGEFQKRMLKRAGEACVMMGQYYPAAQFYYKISDFDAILSLPLDAEYINNQKEKDILEFIADLVQICPEDTLRKYPLSVIGFAFHLFMGGLRGPFAKLARLIVSMIENPSDISEKELYRIKGEFALLTSFNEYNDIQKMSEGHKEAMKYLDGSSKFLLPTTPWTFMNISVLSMYWSKQGELEKELGYMDECMPYYSKLARGHGTSADVVMRAETMLFRGNDMEAEALYHKAVYLGREQRQRALCLCSEFMLCRIFMLRGDIEAYQAAVENIRKHTINRSERFLFRMAELCLAQLTLTLGDTKTLPDWMYDLEKMKKVLYVLALPQGNMLYGKLLLLEKRYNELYGLTEPMMGMASQMNYLLPQIYHLIYLAIANYAQGQTNKAQENLSKALSIALPDKVYLPFAEHGKELRPLLELVKAIVTDKEGLEQIVKLANRQENGMRVIRKKLLLSRSPLTPRERDIALLAKERLSAGEIAEALFITESTVRSALKKIYSKLEVHSKAELSRLEF